TAATCAGTACTAACTTTTGATCTAGCTGAAGTTGCCAAATTACCCATCTTAAGTTGTGAGTTTCGCAAATGCCTTAAACAGTAGAGGTAGTGTTAGCAACACTTTTTGGTGTGGCGCTGATTTGAGTATTTTGTGCATCTCTCAGAATGACAATAGAGCAAGTAAGTTGCCTGGCTATCTGAGTGGTGAGATCACTCATAACTAAACCACCAGGGATAGTATAATTGCGTACGAAGGGTAACACTACTAAGTCATACAATCGTGCTGCCTGTAAAATTGCTTGGGCAACATTTTCATGAGCAATAATTTGAATTTCTGGGGGATTTGCCAGAGCTAATTGCGACACTAAAACTGCAAGTTGCGATCGCCTTGCTGCGATTTTACTAGAACTAATGCGGCGATCGCACACATTCAAAACTGTAACTTGGGCTTGGTTTGTATCTGCCAGCATTTGGGCAAACTGGACAGCAGGCAATACAGGGGAAGTTAAATTTTCTAATGGTACGAGAATGCGTTGAATTTTCTGGGGTGATTCCACCAGCCGAGTCACAGCTACAGAACAATGAGATGCCCATAGTACAGTATCAATTACATTGCCAAATAAACGCGATCGCAACCCAGTTCGTTGATCCCAACCCATCACTATTAAACTCGCCTTTTGCTCTCGTGCGGCTCTGGTAATTCCTGACGCAAAGGCATTATCAATTCGCAGTAGTGATAATGTTTCTATGCCCAAATTACGACTCTGGTCGTTAGCTTTTGCTAATAAGCGTTCACTCTGTTGCAGAGATGCTTCTAACTGTGGTGCATCCATTCGAGCCGCAGCAGTAGCAATACTTAACGCGATAATTTTGCTCTTTTCTGGATGAGCTAATAAGGCCGCCATTTCCATTAAGTATTGCTGTGTTTGAGGATTATATATAGGTACAACTATAGTAAAATTACTGTGTTTTTCTGCACTTTTTTGTTCAGGCAAATTTACTGTTAGTGCTTCTACCAGGGGTGTAGGTGTGACCGCAACAGCTAGGCCATTGGTGAGCAACGGCCCTAAAGTTGATGTAATCAGCATCAATGCCACAACACTATGCAATACTTCCATTGACAGCAAGCCAGCACGATACCCTAAAAAAGTACCAGCTAAGGTCGTACTGACTTGGGGCAGTGATATAGACCACATAGTTAACATTTCTTGCCAGTTGTAGCGATAACAGATTTTTGCTAACAACGCTGCTAAAAATTTGCTAACAATTACACCAATAACAACTAACAGCATTAACTTTAAAGTTGTAATACTGCTGCTCCACCCAGGTAAATCAATTAGCAAACCAAGCTTAACAAAAAAGACGGGAATAAATAGCACACTACCAACAAAGACAAGCTTGTCTTTGGTAGGGCTTTCACCTACTACTGTATTAACTGCCAAACCTGCTAAAAATGCTCCGACGATTTTTTCTATCCCAATGAGTTTAGCGCTAATTATGGCAATAAATACTGATAACAATACAAATAAAAGTTTATTCCCTTCATCATCTCCAGAACGGCGGAAAAATTCTTGCCCAGCCCAATCAAAACCCAGCAAAATAATTGTTGTGTAAATAATTAGCCTACCTAACAAGGTGAGTATGTAAGATAAACTCAATACATCTGCTTGTAAACTAAATAAACAAACATCTAAAATCAGAACAGCGCTAATATCAGTAAATATTGTCGCTCCAATGGTGGCACTAACAACTGGATTATTAATAACTCCTAGGCGGCTAAGAATGGGATAAGCTAAAAGAGTATAAGAAGTGAATAAGCTGCCTATTAATATAGATGTATTAATCGCAAAACCAAAAACCCTTCCTAGTAAGATTCCCATCAACAAAGGGATAACAAAGGTGAAACCAGCAAATCCCCAAGAGTGTTTTTGATTCTGGTGTAATTGTCTGAAATCCTGTTCTAAACCTACTAAAAACATCAAATAAATTAAGCCAATGTCAGATAGTAGGTTAATGATTGATAAATCAGTATGGAATAGATTCCAACCTGATGGGCCTAGTACAATTCCAGAACCTACCAAACCAACTAACCCTGGTAGTCTGAGACGCTCAAACAGAATGGGGACGACTAAAATAACCAGCAACAAAATTGCTAAGGGAACGATTGGTTCCTGACCCAGAACTTGGGAAGTTGGTTCTAGAGCAAGAACTTGTAATACTGGTTCCATAGGAAATACTTAAAGGGGCGACGGCAAAGTAGCGATATCCTCAAAGGCGATCGCTCAATCAAAATAAATAATTATAAAAGCCACCCTGACAAATGACAAAACAGTTTATTTCAAACTACTGAGGTAATTGTTAAGAAAATAACTACCTATGGATGGATTTGACTTAAAATAAACCGTAAGCGATCATAATCGTCTTTTAAAAGCACACTCAGCATCCGTCCTGCCTTGACTAGCCATTCTCGGTCAGCTTTGCGTAACTGGTAAACATCTCGAATGGCTGCTGCGGTTAAAGACTCAACTGGCGCACCATTTACAGACAATAATGTCCGTAAAAAATCTAATTCTTCTGTAAATTTAATAATTGCTTCCGCTTCGCATCGATAAACCGCTTGATGAATTTGCGGCGGGCGTGGTGGTAGATACTGATATATTCTAGAGATTTCGTGGGAATTGGGGGAAGGCGGTGCAAAACCAACAATCGCCGCCCGAAATTCAGTTTTGAGCATAGCAAATATCTGGGGTTGTTCCTCGCGTAAATCTTGCAATGACAACCCCAGCGCCACAGCCCGATGTATAGAATCTATCGGCATGGTTGTGGCATAAGACACCACAGCATACACTTGATTACCAGATTCTTCATCTACAGCACAAACCCAACTACCAAAAGGTGGCATCGCTGGAAAGCTCAAGTCTTCTGGTTCCAAGCATTGTGCCAGAAATTCAGTAGTGTTAGTCTCAATCACCTCCGCAATATGATTGGGGTGGCGATCGCTGGTTGCAAATTGTGGTAGAGGAAGACGCATAGAATCAAGGTTAAAAGGCAAAATGCAAAAGGTAGAAGACGAAAGGCAAAAGAGATTAATTATTTTTCTTTTGCCTTTTTACTTTTTACTTCTTACTTGCTTTACGTCCTGCGGTGGTGTCTACAGGTTCCAACTCTGACAGGCGAAAGGTAATTAGTTTATCCCAGTTGCCACCTTCAAACAACACAGCTACTTTGCCATCACTTACCCGTTGTACGAGTCCTTCATAGCGATAGTAGGTATCTGCGGGATTTTTGACGCGAACAGTTGCTCCAGGCAGAATCATAATTTTTACCCTCGCTGGTTTACATACTTGTCAATAGTCAAGAGTCAAGAGTCCAAAGTCAATAGTTTAGAGTTTATTGTCCATAGTTTTTATCCTAATGGACTATTGACTCATTAATAATACTTCTGCTTTTGTCGGAAGTTTGCCACTGATTCTACTATTCCTAATGCGATGAAATTAGTCAGCATTGCAGAACGTCCATAACTCATCCAAGGTAGCGGAATTCCAGCTACAGGGGCTAAACCAACGGTCATCCCCACATTGACAATTAACTGAAATACAATCATCGACAAAACACCAATCGCCAATAACGAACCAAAGTTATCTTTAGCTGTTTGCGCTACGTGCAACAGCCGGAAGCAAATCAAGCAAAAAACAAACAAGACTACTAAACAACCCACAAACCCAAATTCTTCACCGACCGCTGAGAAAATAAAGTCTGTATGCTGTTCAGGGACGAAATTGAGTTGAGTCATCGGCCCTTTAAACAAACCCCATCCCCAAATTTCGCCAGCACCAATGGCAATGCGTGATTGAATCAGGTGATAGCCTGCACCCAAAGGATCATGATCGGGGTTAATAAACACAGTAAGTCGGTCTTTTTGATACTCTTTTAAGACGTGGTTCCAAGCAAAAACTCCAAGTTCACCACCCAAAATATTAAGAGTCCAAGCACCAATCGCCGCAAGACCTGATCGCCGCCAAGTTAGTGTTAGCCAGCCAACAAATGCCATTGCAAATGCCCAAAGAATGCCTAAAGGAGTTACAGCTATTTCTTTCAGGAATCCTAAAGACGCAAAACCTATTTCTTTAAATCCTAAAAACCCCAGCCCAACAGCTAGTACCTTCGTTAAGTCTATTGGCTCAGATAAAGGCCAGTAAATACTAAACAAAATAGCAGAAATGACTGGAGAAATTAACAAAATTAGCCAGCCGGGATTGGCATTAGCCCAGTACAGCATCCCTAAAACGATCGCCCCAAATACCAAGGATGTCGCCAAATCGGGCTGCAAAAATACTAATCCCCACGGAACTGCTGTAATTGCCAAAGCCCGAAAAACGTTATCTAGGGAAGAAGCTGTGCGCTTGTGTAATAAAGCCGCTAGAGTTATAATTATCCCTATTTTGGCAAATTCTGACGGTTGAACATTAAAACCCGCAACGCTAATCCAGCGCTGTGCGCCTTTAGCACTAGTACCAGCCAGCATCACCGCAATTAAGCTGAAGTTAGTCAGACCGTATGTAATCCAATGCCACTGAAGTAAATTTTCGTAGCGAATTCGAGATAAAAACAACGCTATGAAAACACCAATCCCAGCTACTAACCAGTGCCACCACCAATCTGTAACTGGCTGTTTGAGTTCTGTACTCAGAATCATAATGCCGCCAAAAATACTGACAGCAATAGGTAAACAAAATAACAACCAATCTACTTGCTGCCAAGGCTTGACCCAAGATTTCCAGCGAACTTTGGGGAGCGAACGTTTTAACAACATTGTGCGATTTTAGAATTTAATTTGGAGAGTTAAATTTACTGAGTAAAAGAATTTAGGATACAGTAAGTAGAATTCAGGAGAAAT
This window of the Nostoc sp. HK-01 genome carries:
- a CDS encoding sodium/hydrogen exchanger, which encodes MEPVLQVLALEPTSQVLGQEPIVPLAILLLVILVVPILFERLRLPGLVGLVGSGIVLGPSGWNLFHTDLSIINLLSDIGLIYLMFLVGLEQDFRQLHQNQKHSWGFAGFTFVIPLLMGILLGRVFGFAINTSILIGSLFTSYTLLAYPILSRLGVINNPVVSATIGATIFTDISAVLILDVCLFSLQADVLSLSYILTLLGRLIIYTTIILLGFDWAGQEFFRRSGDDEGNKLLFVLLSVFIAIISAKLIGIEKIVGAFLAGLAVNTVVGESPTKDKLVFVGSVLFIPVFFVKLGLLIDLPGWSSSITTLKLMLLVVIGVIVSKFLAALLAKICYRYNWQEMLTMWSISLPQVSTTLAGTFLGYRAGLLSMEVLHSVVALMLITSTLGPLLTNGLAVAVTPTPLVEALTVNLPEQKSAEKHSNFTIVVPIYNPQTQQYLMEMAALLAHPEKSKIIALSIATAAARMDAPQLEASLQQSERLLAKANDQSRNLGIETLSLLRIDNAFASGITRAAREQKASLIVMGWDQRTGLRSRLFGNVIDTVLWASHCSVAVTRLVESPQKIQRILVPLENLTSPVLPAVQFAQMLADTNQAQVTVLNVCDRRISSSKIAARRSQLAVLVSQLALANPPEIQIIAHENVAQAILQAARLYDLVVLPFVRNYTIPGGLVMSDLTTQIARQLTCSIVILRDAQNTQISATPKSVANTTSTV
- a CDS encoding cell cycle protein; this translates as MLLKRSLPKVRWKSWVKPWQQVDWLLFCLPIAVSIFGGIMILSTELKQPVTDWWWHWLVAGIGVFIALFLSRIRYENLLQWHWITYGLTNFSLIAVMLAGTSAKGAQRWISVAGFNVQPSEFAKIGIIITLAALLHKRTASSLDNVFRALAITAVPWGLVFLQPDLATSLVFGAIVLGMLYWANANPGWLILLISPVISAILFSIYWPLSEPIDLTKVLAVGLGFLGFKEIGFASLGFLKEIAVTPLGILWAFAMAFVGWLTLTWRRSGLAAIGAWTLNILGGELGVFAWNHVLKEYQKDRLTVFINPDHDPLGAGYHLIQSRIAIGAGEIWGWGLFKGPMTQLNFVPEQHTDFIFSAVGEEFGFVGCLVVLFVFCLICFRLLHVAQTAKDNFGSLLAIGVLSMIVFQLIVNVGMTVGLAPVAGIPLPWMSYGRSAMLTNFIALGIVESVANFRQKQKYY